GACGAGCGTGGACAAGTTCCCCCGGATGACGGACTACGTCGTACCGTCCGGGGTCCGGATCGGCGACGCGGACCGCGTCCGCCTGGGCGCGCACCTCGCGGACGGTACGACGGTCATGCACGAGGGGTTCGTGAACTTCAACGCCGGCACCCTCGGTACGTCGATGGTCGAGGGACGGATCGTGGCCGGTGTGGTGGTCGACGACGGCAGCGACATCGGCGCGGGCGCGTCGATCATGGGCACGCTGTCGGGCGGCGGCAAGCAGGTCATCTCGATCGGCAAGCGCTGCCTGCTCGGCGCGAACGGCGGCACCGGTATCTCGCTCGGCGACGACTGCGTGGTCGAGGCGGGGCTGTACGTGACCGCCGGCACCAAGGTCACCCTCCCGGACGGCAGCGTGGTCAAGGCCCGCGACCTGTCCGGGCAGCCCGGACTGCTGTTCATCCGCAACTCGGTCACCGGCGCGGTGGAGGCCCGCCCGCGCAAGGGCGAAGGCATCACGCTCAACGAGGCGCTGCACGCGAACGCCTGATCGTCCGAAAGTATGAATGTGCGAACCGGCGTGAGGCTCGGCACGTCAATCTGTTCGTGAGGCAGGAACCTGTCGCCCGCCCTCAGACGTTGGGAGCGGTATGCCGATAAAGCGTGGTGCCCTAGTGGCCGTGGGGGGCATCGGCGTGCTCAGCCTTGCGGTCGGGGTCGGCATCGCCTGGCTCGGCGGGAAGCACGTCGGGAACCTCCTGCCGCCGACCGAGGAGTGTTCGGCGTCGGTCGGCGGGCAGATGGTCGTGGTCGACTTCGAGCAGGCCGAGTCGGCGGCGATCATCGCTGGCGTCGCCGTACGGCGGGGTCTTCCGGCCCGCGCGGCGACGATCGCGCTCGCCACGGCGTACCAGGAATCCGGTCTGCGGAACCTGGCGCACGGTGACCGGGACTCGCTCGGGCTGTTCCAGCAGCGGCCGTCACAGGGCTGGGGTACGGCGAAACAGGTGCAGGACCCGCACTACGCGGCCGGGAAGTTCTACGACGCGCTCGTGAAGATCAAGAACTACCAGACACTCGCGATCACGGTCGCGGCCGACAAGGTGCAGCGCAGCGCGTTCCCGAACGCGTACGCCGACCACGAGGCGGATGCCCGCGTACTGGCCTCAGCGCTGACCGGGCAGTCGAAGAGCGTCTTCAGTTGCACCGTGAACACCGACGCGGTGCCGCAGGAGACGATGGGCAGTAGCGGGCTGACGCCGCGCGCGGACGCCGTACGGAAGGATCTGATCCGGACGTTCGGGAAGGTGCCGACCGGTGGGTACGCCGTGGGCGGGGTGAACTCCGGGCACATGGAGGGGTCGGCGCACTACGACGGACGGGCGGTCGACGTGTTCGTCCGGCCGATCTCGGCGGCCAACACCACGAAGGGCTGGGCGATGGCGCAGTACCTGGTCGCCCGGGCGGACCTGCTGAAGATCAAGACGGTCATCTTCAGCGACAAGATCTGGACCGCCGGCGGCCGGTCGGACTCCGGCTGGCGGGACTACACCCCGCCCGAACGCTCCGGCGACCCGAAGATCCTCCGCCACCTCGACCACGTCCACGTCGACGTTCTGGAGCAGTAAATGACAATGGGACGCCCACCTGGAGCGTCCCATTGTGATCATCCAGTTACTCGTCGTGTTCCTGGGGCGGGAGTGCGGCGATGAACGCGTGGTCCTTGTCGATCTTGCCGAGCTTGGACGCACCGCCCGGCGAGCCGAGGTCGTTGAAGAAGTCGACGTTCGCGGTGTAGTAGTCCTTCCACTGCTCCGGGGTGTCGTCTTCGTAGTAGATCGCCTCCACCGGGCAGACCGGCTCGCAGGCTCCGCAGTCGACGCATTCGTCGGGGTGGATGTACAGCATCCTGTTGCCCTCGTAGATGCAGTCGACGGGGCACTCCTCGACACAGGCGAGGTCCTTCAGGTCAACACACGGCTGCGCGATGACGTAGGTCACTGCTACTCCTCCTATGGCAGGCAAGCGCAGCGGGGATTCCGGGGTGCTGCGATGCGGTGGT
This Kribbella sp. NBC_00482 DNA region includes the following protein-coding sequences:
- the dapD gene encoding 2,3,4,5-tetrahydropyridine-2,6-dicarboxylate N-succinyltransferase, with amino-acid sequence MPERSGGVTENATHAWGFGLATVTTAGDVLDVWFPAPELGTQPDDVKAPAELIAAEGNDELRQVRREVVATEIALDAAPSGTADAYLRLHLLSHRLVRPHGVNLDGIFGALPNNAWTSHGPVPVEQIESVRLRARAAGQHLSVTSVDKFPRMTDYVVPSGVRIGDADRVRLGAHLADGTTVMHEGFVNFNAGTLGTSMVEGRIVAGVVVDDGSDIGAGASIMGTLSGGGKQVISIGKRCLLGANGGTGISLGDDCVVEAGLYVTAGTKVTLPDGSVVKARDLSGQPGLLFIRNSVTGAVEARPRKGEGITLNEALHANA
- the fdxA gene encoding ferredoxin — protein: MTYVIAQPCVDLKDLACVEECPVDCIYEGNRMLYIHPDECVDCGACEPVCPVEAIYYEDDTPEQWKDYYTANVDFFNDLGSPGGASKLGKIDKDHAFIAALPPQEHDE